A window from Ictalurus furcatus strain D&B chromosome 16, Billie_1.0, whole genome shotgun sequence encodes these proteins:
- the LOC128620251 gene encoding histone H2B 3: MPEPSKTAPAPKKGSKKAVTKTQKKGDKKRRKTRKESYAIYVYKVLKQVHPDTGISSKAMGIMNSFVNDIFERIAGEASRLAHYNKRSTITSREIQTAVRLLLPGELAKHAVSEGTKAVTKYTSSK; the protein is encoded by the coding sequence ATGCCCGAACCGTCGAAAACCGCCCCAGCACCTAAGAAGGGCTCGAAAAAGGCTGTGACCAAGACACAGAAGAAGGGGGACAAGAAAAGGCGCAAGACCAGGAAAGAAAGCTATGCCATTTACGTGTACAAAGTGTTAAAACAAGTCCACCCGGACACTGGTATTTCATCCAAAGCAATGGGCATCATGAATTCATTTGTGAATGACATCTTCGAGCGCATAGCCGGCGAAGCGTCACGCCTGGCTCATTACAACAAGCGGTCGACCATCACATCCCGAGAGATTCAGACCGCCGTGCGCCTGCTTTTGCCAGGAGAACTGGCCAAACACGCCGTGTCCGAGGGCACCAAGGCAGTGACTAAGTACACAAGCTCCAAGTGA
- the LOC128620250 gene encoding histone H2A, translating to MSGRGKTGGKARAKAKSRSSRAGLQFPVGRVHRLLRKGNYAERVGAGAPVYLAAVLEYLTAEILELAGNAARDNKKTRIIPRHLQLAVRNDEELNKLLGGVTIAQGGVLPNIQAVLLPKKTEKPAKSK from the coding sequence ATGTCCGGCAGGGGCAAAACCGGAGGAAAGGCCCGAGCTAAGGCCAAATCTCGTTCATCCAGAGCTGGACTTCAGTTTCCAGTGGGTCGTGTCCACAGACTGTTACGCAAAGGGAACTACGCGGAGCGGGTAGGCGCGGGGGCGCCCGTGTATCTGGCCGCTGTGCTGGAATACCTGACTGCTGAAATCCTCGAGCTGGCCGGAAACGCAGCGAGAGACAACAAAAAGACCAGGATCATCCCCCGCCATCTGCAGCTCGCCGTCCGCAACGACGAGGAGCTGAATAAACTTTTAGGCGGCGTTACCATCGCCCAGGGCGGAGTGTTGCCAAACATCCAAGCTGTTCTTTTGCCCAAGAAAACCGAGAAACCAGCCAAGAGCAAGTGA